GTTGTCGAAGGCGATGGCAATATTGATATAAAAGGTCTGGGCGGAATAGAATCTGCCAAGGCGGGCGAGCTCACATTCGCTACAGACGAAGAGAAGCTCTCATATGCCGAGCGCTCGAACGCTTCATGTGTTTTGACCGCTAAAACCGTCAGAAGCTCCACAAAGCCCCTGATAAAGGTCGATAATCCGAAACTTTCGTTCCTGATCATATATAATACCCTCAATACCCCTGAGCGGAGGGGAGAGTTTCGGCATCCTACGGCTACAGTGGAGAAGTCCGCGCGGCTCGGGAAGAACGTCTGGATCGGGCCCCATGTTTCGATAGAGGACGGGGTCGAGATAGGCGATAACGCTATAATCGAGTCCAATTCCGCAATTAAGAAGAATTGCCGGCTGGGGCCATCCTGCCGGGTCTATCCGAATGTAACATTATATGAAGGTATGGTGCTGGGGCGCAATGTCATACTTCACAGCGGAGTGGTGGTAGGCGCCGATGGTTTCGGATACGTTAGAGAGAAAGATAAGATATATAAATTTCCTCAAGCCGGGAAGGTTATTATAGGAGATGACGTAGAGATAGGCGCCAATACCACCATCGACAGGGGATCCATGAATGATACCGTCATAGGCGCCGGCACTAAGATAGATAACCTGTGCCAGATAGCGCATAACGTCAGGATAGGCAAGAATACGATAATAGCCGGCCATAGCGGCGTTTCCGGGTCGACCGTGATCGGCGATAACGTCACCATCGCCGGAAAAGTCGGCATAGCCGATAACCTTACGATAGGGTCTAACGCGATTGTAGGCGGAGGAACCTCCGTCATCGGGGATATCAGGGAAGGCGAAGTGGTCTGGGGATTTCCCGCAAGACCTATACGCGAGATGAAGCGGCAGCTGGCGACCCTCTCATGGCTGACGAAGCATTTTGGGGCTCTTTCCAAACTCCTGCACAAAGAATAAAAATCTTGCCATGCGTGGCAGAATAATTATATAATACCGCTGGCAAATTTACCGGGGACGTAGTTCAGTTGGTTAGAACGTCAGATTGTCGATCTGAAGGTCGCGGGTTCGACCCCCGTCGTCCCCGCCACTTTAGGAAATGCCTTACAAAATAACTGTAGGGCATTTTTATTGGTGGCGGGGATATAGGGGGTCGAAGCTCGCGAGCGCCGACGAATAGGAGGAAAAGCGCTATGCGCGACAGCGAGCGAGCTGGCTACGCAGGCGAGCTCTGCGAGCCGAAGTAGCCGACCCCCGTCGTCAAATCCTCTTGACTAATCCTAATTCCAAGAGTAGCATATTCTTTAACTGGTTATTAGGCAGTTACTTAAGGAGCCGAAGCGACGTTCGACTCCCCTCGTCCCCGCTGGAGTTTGACATATGTGCAGAACCCATAATTAGATATCCGAGTTTCTCAGCTGCCCCTAAAGGCAGCTTTTTTATTTCATGGAATAGACGGCACAAAAACGGCACAGTCTTAAGGGAGGGGTTAAGCCTATCCCCTAGTATCTTTAAAGGATAAAATGAAAACAAGAGATTGGTTAGAAAAAAATAAAATCTTTTT
This portion of the Candidatus Omnitrophota bacterium genome encodes:
- the lpxD gene encoding UDP-3-O-(3-hydroxymyristoyl)glucosamine N-acyltransferase, with product MKISELARLIGGVVEGDGNIDIKGLGGIESAKAGELTFATDEEKLSYAERSNASCVLTAKTVRSSTKPLIKVDNPKLSFLIIYNTLNTPERRGEFRHPTATVEKSARLGKNVWIGPHVSIEDGVEIGDNAIIESNSAIKKNCRLGPSCRVYPNVTLYEGMVLGRNVILHSGVVVGADGFGYVREKDKIYKFPQAGKVIIGDDVEIGANTTIDRGSMNDTVIGAGTKIDNLCQIAHNVRIGKNTIIAGHSGVSGSTVIGDNVTIAGKVGIADNLTIGSNAIVGGGTSVIGDIREGEVVWGFPARPIREMKRQLATLSWLTKHFGALSKLLHKE